DNA sequence from the Dreissena polymorpha isolate Duluth1 chromosome 3, UMN_Dpol_1.0, whole genome shotgun sequence genome:
ttatgtcatatgcgaccagcttaactccagaccagcctgtgcagtcgcTAGCCTGGTCAAACACTACGCTGTCCGCGTTAAAACCGCGCTTgatttcgtggtctcattaaCCCATTCacgcctagcgtcctgaaaaaaggacattgcaaacagcgtagacacagatgagacgccgcataatgcggcgtctcatctgggtctacactgtttgctttaacaaaattctgttagaaatattctaaaaatagaaataaatataccagacatccttaattttgaaaataacttgatccaatttagaaggatgggagagtccactgggcataaatgggttaagatataTAGAGTCGCTCCTGATCACACTACGAGGATGCACTTGCTCGGCTGGACCTACGCTTGCCGTATGCCATATACGTCCTTCTTTTATAGTGATCTTATACTTCTGTCTATTTTGGACAGCGTCCGTATGTCATATACGCCCTTCTTTTATAGTGATCTTATACTTCTGTCTATTTTGGACAGCGTCCTCATAGCTTGGAGGCAGATCGCCGCCGTCTTTGGGATCGGGCCACCGACCAGCTCTGTCTATGTGCTCTAGAGAACGGTATTCAGGTGGTGGCTGGTAGGTGGCCCTGTCTATAGGATCGCCGTATTCGTCAAAGGCCCGATTGTCGTTTCCTCCACTTCTGGAGGCGACGCCGCGACTCGCCAATTGGACCGTGAATATTGCATTGGCCCGACTGGTATTCGCTCGAGGTTGTAGCCTGCAGCACTTCCTTCGGAGAATGCTGTTCTCTGAGCGCAGACACATAGTGAGTATGATTGTGACGACCATGAAAAAGGCAATCAGACCGCCGACTAAGGCGCCGATGAGGCCACCGTTCGGCTCGGAGGATTTGATGTCCGAGCAAACGTCATCAGGGCTCTTACAATACTTGTCCTTATCTGGTCCACACGCTAGGGTTCGGTGCACGCACATGTTTGAACACAACGCTTCGTCGTTGTCACAACCTTTATTTTGCACGTACTGTAACGTGAATGCGCTGATTTGAAAACTAACTGACGCGTTGGGTGACATTTTCACACGAAATGCTAACTTGTCGCCTATAGATTTTGATTTTGAGTAATCAATCGTTTTGGCATTTTCTGCTGAACACAACTCATCCTTTATTGGACGGCCATTGTGAACATACTTCACAGTTAATGAATTCTTGCACTCACAATGTTCGTTTTCTCCCGCACAGAGGTTGTTTAAGTTTAGATACTCGAACTTGAAGGCGATGACATAACCAAGATCCGTTACCAGATTCATGAAGCAGTCAGTCGGCTGAGATGGATTCACTCTTCCCGAGAAATATATATCTGCGGTGTAATTTCCCGATCCCTTACCGAGTATTGTTGGTTTTTTGCATGGGCTTTCAACTGAAAAAGAACAACAGTACAATGAACTCAACTGAACATAAAACAGTTAGAATTTGTTTCtgtttaaacaagaaattaaacaaaGATTATGTAGCATACATTAAACTGAGGATGTGCTGGGACAACTGTTGTTATTTCATTTGAAATGGCTTTATTCACTATTTGTAACAAGTAGCAaatgattattattgttattaggTCGACACTAGCAGAAATAATGGGTAGCTTTAGTAAAAACCTAATTATTTAAGCTCGAATACATCAAACGCCGAAAATGtattaaaacgctctcgagtccgtttcctgggcaagTCTCTTTTTGTGTTCAAGATGCGTTTTATTTTTGTCTGAGTTGTGCATGGTGATGGTCTTATTTGAACTGCGTCGAGCGAAATTGGGTATTAGTCCATAGCCGAGAATTGTAGCCCCAATTACGCCCCTGCATTCGTATAGCTTAATGAAGACTCATACCCTCAGCTAATTAGACCACCAAACGTTGAGTGATATTATAGCGGACAGAGTGGCCTCTAGGCACAGCGCGCGAACGTGCTCATGTTCAGCTGATAAACATGGGTGGTTTTACTGATTCAACATTTTAACTAGGGATGGCACAATTATTCGGATATTCGAATATCCGATTTAATGGTCAGTCTGcgaataacagaattgatatttTCATATTCGCAAATAATTTACCAATTGACCGAACTGCGTCCATACGGTGACTACATGTATCTAAACTCGTCACCAATCGcactcaaatgtaaacaaacactCCTTAACATTCCCGAGTTTAATGTTTATTGTATATTTACTATTAATTAAGACATATCGGCATATCGGAACAATACCCCAGGGAGGTAATGGAAATCCGACAAAAGCTTATTCCAATTATGAAGAAGGCGAGAGAAGAGAATAAGGAGGCCTACCTGAGGGTGGATAAATTATTCATCGACGGCCGGGATTACAAGTCGAATGCTTAGGAGAAATGTGGGAGTGTTGTGAAATGTGTAACCTGGAACGTTGAGGGGCTCACAACGGACAAGTCTTCATCACCGGAATTTGTAAAATTACTTTCacaatatgatattatttgtttaactgaAACATGGACAAACTCAAAATCGAATATTAAATTGTCTGGATTTAGTGATCCAATACATTCATATAGACGTTATCAAAATAAGCGTGCGAAGCGTGCAAGTGGTGGAATTATTGTATATATTCGCGATAATATACGAAAAGGGGTTTCAGTTGTTAAAAATGAAATAGATTGTCTATTATGGATTAAACTtgatcaacatttttttaatactgaAAATGACACGTATATTGCTGTGACATATATTGCACCTGAAAATTCACCTGTTCACCCACGATTTGATAGAGATATTTTTAAAACTATTGAATctgatattaatattttcagcGAGCTAGGTGCGGTTTACGTAACGGGCGATTTAAATGCAAGAATTGGTCGAAAACTAGATTATATTGCATATGATCGTAGTTTAAGTAATCTTGATTTTATAGACATTGACCATCCTATGCCTAGGGCAACGTGTGACTTGAATTCAAACCGCTTCGGGGACGCATTACTAGATTTATGTTTGGCTACAAATTTTCGAGTTGTTAACGGTAGATTACATAACGATAATAATATtggtaaaataacatgttttacacACAATGGGCAGAGTTTAGTTGACTATCTGTTAACACGCTCGGAAAATTTTGTAAATATCGTGCACTTTACAATACaagattttaatgaattttctaaTCACGCTCCCCATGAATATAGTTTAAAAATTGGGACAACTAGCAAAACATATAAGCGAGGACGTAAAACTTTTGTGAAATGGAATCCTATTCACAAGGAAGCTTTCCTTTCAGAATTATCGGGCGACATTGCGAATCTCGAGTTAAGTTTAAAACGAGGGATAGATAATAACGATGATGCAGAGGAACTAGCATCAATGTTTACTCAATACTTAACGTCTAAAGGTAATCCTTATTTTGCGCACACTATTAACTGCGATAGAAATCAATTCGAttcacatgacaaaaataaacaaaaatggtataaTGCGGAGTGCGAAAGTAAACGTAAAGAATATAAGGATGCTTTGTACAATTATAACCAAATGAATAACGAGAGCAATCGACAGTCAGTATTAGAGAAAAAGAAATCGTATAAATATTATTGTCGTAAATGCAAGACAGATTTTAATAGAACTTTATGACGTAAAATGGATAGCATGAAATCTAAGTCACCTAAAGACTTTtggaaaatgttcaaaaaaagatCACCAAATCCTAACGGAGAAACAATTGAATTAAATGAGTTCgttgaacactttaaaaacctGGCTAAAAACGAaggtaatat
Encoded proteins:
- the LOC127872988 gene encoding uncharacterized protein LOC127872988 gives rise to the protein MNAGQCINLRGGFQCRCRPQWTGKTCSDDVNECDQTSPVCQNRGTCQNSYGSYVCRCPFEWTGLQCAEVESPCKKPTILGKGSGNYTADIYFSGRVNPSQPTDCFMNLVTDLGYVIAFKFEYLNLNNLCAGENEHCECKNSLTVKYVHNGRPIKDELCSAENAKTIDYSKSKSIGDKLAFRVKMSPNASVSFQISAFTLQYVQNKGCDNDEALCSNMCVHRTLACGPDKDKYCKSPDDVCSDIKSSEPNGGLIGALVGGLIAFFMVVTIILTMCLRSENSILRRKCCRLQPRANTSRANAIFTVQLASRGVASRSGGNDNRAFDEYGDPIDRATYQPPPEYRSLEHIDRAGRWPDPKDGGDLPPSYEDAVQNRQKYKITIKEGRI